Proteins encoded together in one Hymenobacter monticola window:
- a CDS encoding OmpA family protein, protein MDNLSRRLLQASCAVALTAAIAAPAEAQSTRKDLKTGNKFFEQENYRAAIPYYEKVLAKDPNNAKALFNAGISYMSFDKEKASDYIYKAQKLKPKVSKDVEYWLGRVDHLNYNFDEAVAHFQAYNATLKKNDQRKEEIAQLIKHSQNAKVQFNSPKDIFVKNLGPTVNTPYSEHSPVISSDDKLLIFTSRGENVTGASGKPSDKKNKAIAADGEYYEDVFETTRVDDENWQKPRSLSTALNGKGHDASIQLFDNDTKLLMYRNDNNGDIFISDRASGGDWSAPKALNGNINSKSFESDAFITPDGKTIYFSTGKYSEDGTLDLYYSTRSDGGDFGPAKSLGANINTKYDDDSPYLSKDGKTLYFSSRGHNTMGGYDIFKSDWDSVGRKWGAAQNMGYPVNTPDDDSYYRLSPDGSYAYLSSYRIGGYGEKDIYTINYIKNANIKGKVFSAKDSTTVIPGVELVFSGQQADKTALSFRDISKADGSYQVAVLSGRTYQVAVSKDGKPIETQEFPVPVSTNDSTTIVKNFYVNYVDTTGLANGMFRNIYFDTDKYKLRPESITELNNTAQKLMANPGVIISIEGHCDSRNTDEYNMVLGQNRAQAAFNYLKKQGIAETRMSTVSYGERRPAAPNDSPENMQLNRRDEFKVVGGSMGSGAMNNGGSGATGTGTSTTGMGSSTTTTTTTAPLSPGKSKVKMADGTKVKTKVDEDSDKVKVKTKGPAGDTKTTTKNGELEGKAKDANGEKTKIKAKN, encoded by the coding sequence ATGGACAACTTATCCAGAAGGTTACTGCAAGCGTCGTGCGCCGTTGCCCTCACCGCTGCCATCGCCGCTCCGGCCGAGGCGCAAAGCACGCGTAAGGACCTCAAGACCGGCAACAAGTTCTTCGAGCAGGAAAATTACCGCGCCGCCATCCCGTACTACGAGAAGGTGCTGGCCAAAGACCCGAACAACGCCAAAGCGCTGTTCAACGCTGGTATTTCCTATATGTCGTTCGACAAAGAGAAGGCCAGCGACTACATCTACAAGGCCCAAAAGCTGAAGCCGAAGGTGTCGAAGGACGTGGAGTACTGGCTCGGCCGGGTTGACCACCTCAACTACAACTTCGACGAGGCCGTGGCCCACTTCCAGGCTTACAACGCCACGCTGAAGAAGAACGACCAGCGCAAGGAAGAAATCGCCCAGCTGATTAAGCACAGCCAGAACGCCAAGGTGCAGTTCAACTCGCCGAAGGACATCTTCGTGAAAAACCTGGGCCCGACGGTGAACACGCCGTATTCGGAGCACAGCCCGGTGATTTCGTCGGATGACAAGCTGCTCATCTTCACCTCGCGCGGCGAGAACGTGACGGGTGCCTCGGGCAAGCCCAGCGACAAGAAAAACAAAGCCATTGCCGCCGATGGTGAGTACTACGAAGACGTTTTCGAAACTACCCGCGTCGACGACGAGAACTGGCAGAAGCCCCGCTCGTTGAGCACGGCGCTGAACGGCAAAGGCCACGACGCCTCGATTCAGCTGTTCGACAACGACACCAAGCTGCTGATGTACCGCAACGACAACAACGGCGACATCTTTATTTCGGACAGAGCATCTGGCGGCGACTGGTCGGCTCCCAAAGCCCTCAACGGCAACATCAACTCGAAATCGTTCGAGTCGGACGCATTCATCACGCCCGACGGCAAAACCATCTACTTCTCCACGGGCAAGTACTCGGAGGACGGCACGCTGGACCTCTACTACAGCACCCGTTCCGATGGCGGCGACTTCGGCCCGGCCAAGTCGCTCGGCGCCAACATCAACACCAAGTACGACGACGACAGCCCCTACCTGAGCAAGGACGGCAAGACGCTGTACTTCTCGTCGCGCGGCCACAACACGATGGGCGGCTACGACATCTTCAAGTCGGATTGGGACAGCGTGGGCCGCAAGTGGGGCGCCGCCCAGAATATGGGCTACCCCGTGAACACGCCGGACGATGACTCCTACTACCGCCTGAGCCCCGATGGCTCGTATGCCTACCTCAGCTCGTACCGCATCGGCGGCTACGGCGAGAAGGACATCTACACCATCAACTACATCAAAAACGCCAACATCAAAGGCAAGGTGTTCTCGGCTAAGGACAGCACGACCGTGATTCCGGGCGTGGAGCTGGTGTTTAGTGGCCAGCAGGCCGACAAAACGGCGCTCAGCTTCCGCGACATCTCCAAGGCCGATGGTTCGTACCAAGTGGCAGTGCTGTCGGGCCGCACCTACCAGGTGGCGGTGAGCAAAGACGGCAAGCCAATTGAAACGCAGGAATTCCCGGTGCCAGTGTCGACGAACGACTCGACGACCATCGTCAAGAATTTCTACGTGAACTACGTGGATACGACCGGCCTGGCCAACGGCATGTTCCGGAACATCTACTTCGATACCGACAAGTACAAGCTGCGTCCGGAGTCGATTACGGAACTGAACAACACCGCCCAGAAGCTGATGGCTAACCCCGGCGTTATCATCTCGATTGAAGGCCACTGCGACTCGCGCAACACCGACGAGTACAACATGGTACTTGGCCAGAACCGTGCGCAGGCCGCTTTCAACTACCTGAAAAAGCAGGGCATCGCCGAAACCCGCATGAGCACCGTGAGCTACGGCGAGCGTCGTCCGGCCGCGCCGAACGATTCGCCGGAGAACATGCAGCTTAACCGTCGCGACGAGTTCAAAGTAGTGGGCGGCTCGATGGGCAGCGGCGCGATGAACAATGGCGGCAGCGGCGCTACGGGCACCGGCACTTCAACCACTGGCATGGGCTCTTCGACCACCACGACCACCACTACGGCGCCACTGTCCCCGGGCAAGAGCAAGGTGAAGATGGCCGACGGCACCAAGGTGAAAACCAAGGTGGACGAAGATTCGGACAAAGTGAAAGTGAAAACCAAAGGCCCCGCCGGCGACACCAAAACCACCACCAAAAACGGTGAGCTGGAAGGCAAAGCCAAGGATGCCAATGGCGAAAAAACGAAAATCAAGGCCAAGAATTAA
- a CDS encoding enoyl-CoA hydratase-related protein: MDFLLITPQARPGVALIQLNRPKELNALNGQLVREIRDALQALDADEAVRVVIITGNERAFAAGADIKEMADKTAVDMFLDDRFATLEQIRRFRKPLIGAVSGFALGGGCELAMTCDMLVASETAQFGQPEIRLGTMPGAGGTQRLARAVGKAKAMEMVLTGEFISAHEAHRVGLVNRVVPVGQYLEEAFRLAARIAAMSPVAARLAKESINRVFETHLEEGLHFERKNFYLTFASEDKKEGMAAFVEKRKPEFKGR; encoded by the coding sequence ATGGATTTCCTTCTCATTACGCCCCAGGCGCGCCCCGGCGTGGCCCTCATCCAACTCAACCGCCCCAAAGAGCTCAATGCCCTGAACGGGCAGTTGGTGCGCGAAATCCGCGACGCGCTGCAGGCGCTCGATGCCGATGAGGCGGTGCGCGTGGTTATCATCACGGGCAATGAGCGGGCCTTTGCGGCGGGGGCCGACATTAAGGAAATGGCGGACAAAACGGCCGTGGATATGTTTCTGGACGACCGGTTTGCCACGCTGGAACAGATTCGGCGGTTTCGCAAGCCGCTGATTGGGGCGGTGTCGGGCTTTGCGCTGGGCGGCGGCTGCGAGCTGGCCATGACCTGCGACATGCTGGTAGCTTCGGAGACAGCGCAGTTTGGGCAGCCCGAAATCCGCCTCGGCACCATGCCCGGTGCAGGCGGCACCCAGCGCCTGGCCCGCGCCGTGGGCAAGGCCAAGGCCATGGAAATGGTACTCACCGGCGAGTTCATCTCGGCCCACGAAGCCCACCGCGTGGGCCTCGTCAACCGCGTGGTACCCGTGGGCCAGTACCTGGAGGAGGCCTTCCGCCTGGCCGCGCGCATCGCGGCCATGAGCCCGGTGGCGGCCCGCCTGGCCAAGGAATCCATCAACCGCGTGTTTGAAACGCACCTAGAAGAAGGCCTGCACTTCGAGCGCAAGAACTTCTACCTCACCTTCGCCTCCGAAGACAAGAAGGAAGGCATGGCCGCCTTTGTAGAGAAGCGTAAGCCGGAGTTTAAGGGACGTTGA
- a CDS encoding 3-deoxy-D-manno-octulosonic acid transferase: MLFLYNIGLGLYGLLLRLLAPFVPKAAAWVAGRRGLLTHIRHTLSSETAPRVWFHCASLGEFEQGRPLLEAYRKAHPSTKLVLTFFSPSGYEIRKNWPGADYIFYLPLDTRGNARAFLDAVQPQLAVFVKYEFWYHFLNESHRRGIPAVVVSAIFRPDQVFFKPWGGFFRGILARFAHIFTQNESSAALLRQHGIQQVSVAGDTRFDTVVATAASAPRELPVVDAFVADGAPVLVVGSSWPEDLPALTPLLQKYQHQLRVLVAPHEITETNLRLVEAALPGQVLRYSQATAANAAQARVLLFDNVGLLSQLYRFGKFAYIGGAFGKGLHNTLEAAAFGLPLFFGPTYGKFQEAVALVQLKCAFPVHDAAELEAAFAPLWTNEDRRLRLQDALLDYVHGQAGATHTIMAALPRLAPAL; this comes from the coding sequence TTGCTATTCCTGTATAACATCGGCCTGGGCCTATACGGCCTGCTGCTGCGTCTGCTGGCGCCGTTTGTGCCCAAAGCGGCGGCGTGGGTGGCAGGCCGCCGCGGCCTGCTGACGCATATTCGCCACACGCTGAGTTCCGAAACGGCGCCGCGGGTGTGGTTTCACTGCGCCTCATTAGGCGAGTTTGAGCAGGGCCGCCCCCTGCTCGAAGCCTACCGTAAGGCCCATCCCAGCACCAAGCTGGTGCTGACGTTTTTCTCACCTTCGGGCTACGAAATCCGCAAAAACTGGCCGGGCGCCGACTACATCTTCTACCTGCCGCTGGACACGCGCGGGAATGCCCGGGCTTTTCTCGATGCGGTGCAGCCGCAACTAGCGGTGTTTGTAAAGTATGAGTTCTGGTACCACTTCCTTAACGAATCGCACCGGCGTGGCATTCCGGCTGTGGTAGTGTCGGCCATTTTCCGGCCCGACCAGGTATTTTTCAAGCCCTGGGGCGGCTTTTTTCGGGGCATTCTCGCGCGCTTCGCCCACATCTTCACCCAGAATGAAAGCTCGGCCGCGCTGCTGCGCCAGCACGGCATTCAGCAAGTGAGCGTGGCCGGCGACACCCGATTCGATACCGTGGTGGCCACAGCCGCTTCCGCCCCACGCGAGTTGCCCGTAGTCGATGCTTTTGTAGCCGACGGCGCGCCGGTGCTGGTGGTAGGCAGCAGCTGGCCCGAAGACCTGCCGGCCCTCACGCCTTTACTGCAAAAATATCAGCACCAGTTGCGCGTGCTGGTGGCGCCGCACGAAATCACCGAAACCAACCTGCGCTTGGTAGAGGCCGCCCTGCCGGGCCAGGTGCTACGCTACTCCCAGGCCACGGCCGCCAACGCCGCCCAGGCCCGCGTGCTGCTTTTCGATAACGTGGGACTACTGAGCCAGCTCTACCGCTTTGGCAAGTTTGCCTACATCGGTGGGGCCTTTGGCAAAGGCCTGCACAACACTTTAGAAGCCGCCGCGTTTGGCCTGCCGCTGTTTTTCGGGCCGACGTACGGTAAGTTTCAGGAAGCCGTGGCACTGGTGCAGTTGAAGTGCGCCTTTCCGGTGCACGATGCGGCGGAGCTGGAAGCGGCCTTCGCCCCGCTGTGGACCAACGAGGACCGGCGCCTACGACTACAAGACGCTTTGCTCGATTACGTGCACGGGCAGGCGGGCGCCACCCACACCATCATGGCGGCTCTGCCCCGTCTTGCCCCTGCCCTATGA
- a CDS encoding energy transducer TonB, whose protein sequence is MTKMRSVSQLALGLLLAAAAPALAQTTPNTTPAAPAQGEKGTGIGNVGKSIAVAEYYEGGQAAMYDFIAKELKYPVMAKRNRIQGQCIISFQLNADGTMQDMRIVKQLGGGTGEEALRVVRLLKFKQPELPIRASLPIVFKLGQTASNALPGQ, encoded by the coding sequence ATGACGAAAATGCGTTCCGTTTCGCAGCTGGCCCTGGGCCTGCTGCTGGCCGCCGCCGCGCCGGCGCTGGCCCAAACCACCCCCAACACCACGCCCGCGGCTCCGGCCCAGGGCGAAAAAGGCACTGGCATCGGCAACGTTGGCAAGAGCATTGCCGTGGCCGAATACTACGAAGGCGGCCAGGCCGCGATGTACGATTTCATTGCCAAGGAGCTGAAGTACCCGGTAATGGCTAAGCGTAATCGCATTCAGGGCCAATGCATCATCAGCTTTCAGCTGAATGCCGACGGCACGATGCAGGACATGCGCATTGTGAAGCAGTTGGGCGGCGGCACCGGCGAAGAAGCCCTGCGCGTGGTGCGCCTGCTGAAATTCAAGCAGCCCGAGTTGCCGATACGCGCCAGCTTGCCCATCGTATTCAAGCTGGGCCAGACGGCTTCGAACGCGCTGCCGGGACAATAA
- a CDS encoding peroxiredoxin — protein sequence MAVLVGKRAPSFKATAVIDGTFDEEFSLDRYLGKKHVLFYFYPADFSRVCPTEILAFQDRLAEFEKRNVAVVGCSTDTQYAHLAWQLMPREKGGIFGVKYPLVADSTKTISANYDVLGGHYDYTEQGEMTYVGSPLAYRGLFLIDRDGIVRHQLINDRPLGRSLTEALRMIDALQHFEKNGEACPADWEETQPV from the coding sequence ATGGCAGTTCTCGTGGGCAAGCGTGCCCCTTCCTTTAAAGCCACGGCCGTGATTGACGGCACCTTCGACGAAGAGTTTTCGCTGGACCGCTACCTGGGCAAAAAGCACGTGCTGTTTTACTTCTACCCCGCTGATTTTAGCCGGGTGTGCCCCACTGAAATCCTGGCTTTTCAGGACCGTCTGGCCGAGTTTGAAAAGCGCAACGTGGCCGTGGTGGGCTGCTCTACCGACACGCAGTACGCCCATCTGGCCTGGCAGCTGATGCCGCGCGAGAAAGGCGGCATTTTCGGCGTGAAGTACCCGCTGGTGGCCGACTCCACCAAAACCATTTCGGCCAACTACGACGTGCTGGGCGGCCACTACGACTACACCGAGCAGGGTGAAATGACCTACGTGGGCTCTCCCCTCGCCTACCGCGGCCTTTTCCTCATCGACCGCGACGGCATTGTGCGCCACCAGCTTATCAACGACCGGCCCCTGGGCCGCAGCCTCACCGAGGCCCTGCGCATGATTGATGCGCTGCAACACTTCGAAAAAAACGGCGAGGCCTGCCCAGCCGATTGGGAAGAAACCCAGCCGGTATAA
- the porT gene encoding type IX secretion/gliding motility protein PorT/SprT has protein sequence MATSHFRHQLHLHGAQVKRLALVGTLLLLLPSLAMAQRKAKSRANRGKNGTLKSITVQNLPSYDERWFHPGMFVALTNSRFNVEQSAQYVARQNVSANAINSPSLGVGFIGDARIGGPHSPFIFRFAPGVSFLTRKVEFKPRGYQTDTVYTQEVTATVVQFPLLLKYQSDRRRNARMYMIAGISPSVTASSRRSDPLRNQLRAVSSDLTLEYGVGLDLFYPLFKLAPELRFSHGLKNLLTPHNDFYSNSLQSLSTNSVTLYINIQN, from the coding sequence ATGGCAACCTCTCACTTTCGGCATCAGCTCCATCTACACGGCGCACAAGTAAAACGTCTCGCGTTGGTGGGTACGTTGCTGCTGCTGTTGCCTTCGCTGGCAATGGCGCAGCGCAAGGCAAAATCGCGGGCCAACCGCGGCAAAAACGGCACCCTTAAATCCATCACGGTGCAGAACCTGCCCTCATACGACGAGCGGTGGTTTCACCCGGGCATGTTTGTGGCGCTGACCAATTCGCGCTTCAACGTGGAGCAGTCGGCGCAGTACGTGGCCCGGCAAAACGTGTCGGCCAACGCCATCAACAGCCCCAGCCTGGGGGTGGGCTTTATTGGCGATGCGCGCATTGGGGGGCCGCACTCCCCGTTCATTTTTCGGTTTGCGCCGGGGGTGAGCTTTCTCACGCGCAAGGTCGAATTCAAGCCGCGCGGCTACCAAACCGATACGGTTTACACGCAGGAAGTGACGGCAACGGTGGTGCAATTTCCGCTGCTGCTCAAGTACCAGTCGGACCGGCGACGCAACGCCCGCATGTACATGATTGCGGGCATCAGCCCCAGCGTGACAGCCAGCAGCCGCCGCAGCGACCCGTTGCGCAACCAACTGCGGGCCGTTAGCAGCGACCTGACCCTGGAATATGGCGTGGGCCTGGATTTGTTCTACCCGTTGTTCAAGCTGGCGCCGGAGCTGCGCTTCTCGCACGGGCTGAAAAACCTGCTGACGCCGCACAACGACTTTTACAGCAACAGCCTGCAAAGCCTGAGCACCAATTCGGTGACGCTGTACATTAATATTCAGAACTAA
- the fbp gene encoding class 1 fructose-bisphosphatase, with product MDHNKLALPVGTTLDRFIMRKQEDFPYATGELSQLLRDIALAAKIVNREINRSGLIDIAGAYGSQNVQGEDQQKLDVIANIRFIRALRNGGEVCTIISEEDDEMIQTGNNQGKYVVAIDPLDGSSNIDVNVSIGTIFSIYRRVSPTGREGTAADCLQPGTHQVAAGYVIYGSSTMLVYTTGNGVNGFTYEHSLGEFFLSHPDIITPKTGNIYSINEGSSDSFSPGVAAFVQHCKDQQFSARYIGSLVADFHRNLLKGGIYVYPATAKNKSGKLRLMYECNPLAFIVEQAGGKSSNGTRRTMEIEPKIPHERCPFFIGSKELVEKAESFIATDTEACDHKLAPEPTPKKAVAAK from the coding sequence ATGGACCACAACAAGCTGGCGCTGCCTGTTGGCACCACCCTCGACCGCTTTATCATGCGCAAGCAGGAGGACTTTCCCTACGCTACGGGGGAGCTTTCGCAGCTGCTGCGCGACATCGCCCTGGCCGCCAAAATCGTCAACCGCGAAATCAACCGCTCTGGCCTCATCGACATCGCCGGCGCCTACGGCAGCCAGAACGTGCAGGGCGAAGACCAGCAGAAGCTCGACGTCATCGCCAACATCCGCTTCATCCGCGCCCTGCGCAACGGCGGCGAGGTCTGCACCATCATCTCGGAGGAAGACGACGAGATGATTCAGACCGGCAACAACCAGGGCAAGTACGTGGTGGCCATCGACCCCTTGGACGGCTCGTCGAACATCGACGTGAACGTGAGCATCGGCACCATTTTCAGCATCTACCGCCGCGTGTCGCCCACCGGCCGCGAGGGCACCGCCGCCGACTGCCTGCAGCCCGGCACCCACCAGGTGGCTGCCGGCTACGTCATCTACGGCTCCAGCACCATGCTGGTGTACACGACCGGCAACGGCGTCAACGGCTTCACCTACGAGCACTCGCTGGGCGAATTCTTCCTTTCGCACCCCGACATCATCACCCCCAAAACCGGCAACATCTACTCCATCAACGAAGGCAGTTCCGACTCCTTCTCGCCCGGTGTGGCCGCCTTCGTGCAGCACTGCAAAGACCAGCAGTTCTCGGCCCGCTACATCGGCTCCTTAGTGGCCGATTTCCACCGCAACCTGCTCAAGGGCGGCATCTACGTGTACCCCGCCACCGCCAAAAACAAGAGCGGCAAGCTTCGCCTTATGTACGAGTGCAACCCGCTGGCCTTTATTGTGGAACAAGCCGGCGGCAAAAGCTCCAACGGCACGCGCCGCACCATGGAAATCGAGCCCAAAATTCCGCACGAGCGCTGCCCCTTCTTCATCGGCAGCAAAGAGCTGGTCGAAAAGGCCGAAAGCTTCATCGCCACCGACACCGAAGCCTGCGACCACAAGCTCGCGCCCGAGCCTACGCCCAAGAAAGCAGTGGCCGCCAAATAA
- a CDS encoding DUF5606 family protein has product MPYELQELAAISGMPGLYRLVRAARHGVLVESLDEKATRTLAPARNKVSLLSEISIYTQDPDQTVPLTEVFERIYQKHGAASPVTAKSSEGELTDFLAGVIPDYDRDRVYLSDIKKLANWYGIVSKHRPYQAAETAASEASATEAPASEAAAETPAAEAAPAASKAKRKGAKASEEPAANEPLSTGGVIGETDAAPTAEGNPEATAPAKKSRKKAE; this is encoded by the coding sequence ATGCCCTACGAATTGCAAGAGTTGGCCGCCATCAGCGGCATGCCCGGCCTGTACCGCCTGGTGCGCGCCGCCCGACACGGCGTGCTGGTCGAAAGCCTCGACGAGAAAGCCACCCGGACGCTGGCCCCGGCTCGCAACAAAGTGTCGCTGCTGTCGGAAATTTCCATTTACACCCAGGACCCCGACCAAACCGTGCCGCTGACGGAGGTATTTGAGCGCATTTACCAGAAGCACGGCGCGGCCTCGCCCGTGACGGCCAAGTCGAGCGAAGGCGAGCTGACCGATTTTCTGGCTGGTGTGATTCCAGACTACGACCGCGACCGGGTGTACCTGTCCGACATCAAGAAGCTGGCCAACTGGTACGGCATTGTAAGCAAGCACCGCCCTTACCAGGCCGCCGAAACCGCGGCATCGGAAGCTTCGGCCACGGAAGCCCCCGCCTCGGAGGCAGCAGCCGAAACGCCGGCCGCTGAGGCTGCGCCCGCTGCTTCCAAAGCTAAGCGCAAGGGCGCCAAAGCCAGCGAAGAGCCCGCCGCTAACGAGCCCCTGAGCACCGGCGGAGTAATTGGCGAAACCGACGCGGCCCCGACGGCCGAAGGCAACCCCGAAGCCACCGCACCCGCGAAGAAAAGCCGCAAGAAGGCAGAGTAA
- the ubiE gene encoding bifunctional demethylmenaquinone methyltransferase/2-methoxy-6-polyprenyl-1,4-benzoquinol methylase UbiE has protein sequence MTVVPYKDNSADKKSQVAQMFNSIAGKYDFLNHFLSVGTDIYWRRKAVDELKALRPARILDIATGTADFAIETLRTAAPDAQVTGVDISEGMLEVGRRKLAAKGLGNRIQLELGDSENLPFGDGEFDAVTASFGVRNFAHLEKGLAEMQRVLRPGGKLVILEFSKPTAFPLKQAYNFYFRRVLPVFGKLISKDQSAYTYLPASVQAFPDGTDFLAILAKVGFKEPAWQPLTFGISSIYTAHK, from the coding sequence ATGACCGTCGTACCCTACAAAGACAATTCCGCCGACAAGAAATCGCAGGTTGCCCAGATGTTTAACAGCATCGCGGGCAAGTACGATTTCCTCAACCACTTTCTCAGCGTGGGCACCGACATCTATTGGCGGCGCAAAGCGGTGGACGAACTCAAGGCGTTGCGGCCGGCGCGCATCCTGGACATTGCCACCGGCACGGCCGATTTCGCCATCGAAACGCTGCGCACCGCCGCGCCCGACGCGCAGGTGACGGGCGTGGATATTTCGGAAGGCATGCTGGAGGTGGGCCGCCGCAAGCTGGCCGCCAAAGGCCTCGGCAATCGCATTCAGCTGGAACTGGGCGACTCCGAAAACCTGCCGTTTGGCGACGGCGAGTTTGATGCCGTGACGGCCTCTTTTGGCGTGCGCAACTTCGCGCACCTTGAAAAGGGCCTGGCCGAGATGCAGCGCGTGCTACGGCCGGGCGGCAAGCTCGTGATACTCGAATTCAGCAAGCCCACGGCGTTTCCGCTCAAGCAAGCTTATAATTTTTACTTCCGTCGGGTGCTGCCGGTTTTTGGCAAGCTTATTTCCAAAGACCAGTCGGCTTATACCTACCTGCCTGCTTCGGTGCAGGCCTTCCCCGACGGCACCGACTTCCTGGCCATTCTGGCCAAAGTCGGCTTCAAAGAACCTGCATGGCAACCTCTCACTTTCGGCATCAGCTCCATCTACACGGCGCACAAGTAA
- a CDS encoding aspartate kinase — MEKLQVYKFGGASVKDAAAILNLCRIVRDFGPQGPLVVVVSAMGKTTNALEEIYDLAYRGGDYSSQLAALEGYHEQACLALADAIPPINLSQLQFQLQQLTTSLSEELQFMHQVHMPESYDQGYDQIVSYGERLSALLTSTALTQFLSITARYVPAQLLVQTDEVWREGKVNWSATTAQTVEFLNKALSDAKIIVTEGFLGGTADGRTTTLGREGSDYTAAILAYCLRAEAVTIWKDVAGLLNADPKIFSDTVRYPEISYRETIEMAYYGASVIHPKTLKPLADRNIPLRVKSFLDPAAAGTLIHDCQHPALAPAFIRKTDQCLLSFASKDFSFISEENLAVIFAALAQAKLKINVMQNSAISFSVCTDFSERRVHQLLDLLREQFTLHYNTGLQLFTIKNYDAASIAQLTAGKRLLLEQRTRSTFQFVCQAL; from the coding sequence ATGGAAAAGTTGCAGGTCTACAAATTCGGGGGCGCTTCGGTGAAGGACGCGGCAGCCATTCTCAACCTCTGCCGCATCGTGCGCGACTTTGGGCCGCAGGGGCCGCTGGTGGTGGTGGTATCGGCGATGGGCAAGACAACGAATGCGCTGGAGGAGATTTATGACTTGGCGTACCGGGGTGGGGATTATTCGTCGCAGTTAGCGGCGCTGGAAGGCTACCATGAGCAAGCTTGTCTAGCCCTAGCCGACGCAATACCACCAATAAATCTTTCGCAGCTACAGTTTCAATTGCAGCAGCTTACTACTTCACTTTCCGAAGAGCTGCAGTTTATGCACCAGGTACATATGCCTGAATCCTACGACCAAGGTTACGACCAAATAGTGTCTTACGGGGAACGGCTTTCAGCTCTTTTAACTAGCACTGCACTTACGCAATTCCTGTCTATCACAGCACGCTACGTCCCGGCACAATTGCTGGTCCAAACCGACGAAGTCTGGCGCGAAGGCAAAGTGAACTGGTCAGCAACGACAGCCCAGACAGTTGAATTCCTCAACAAGGCATTATCTGACGCTAAAATCATTGTAACTGAAGGTTTCCTCGGCGGCACAGCCGATGGCCGCACCACCACCCTCGGCCGCGAGGGCTCCGACTACACGGCCGCCATCCTGGCCTACTGCCTGCGGGCCGAGGCGGTAACCATCTGGAAAGACGTGGCGGGCCTGCTCAATGCCGACCCCAAAATCTTCTCCGACACGGTGCGCTACCCCGAAATCAGCTACCGCGAAACAATTGAAATGGCGTACTATGGCGCCTCGGTTATTCACCCCAAAACGCTGAAGCCGCTGGCCGACCGCAACATTCCGTTGCGCGTGAAGTCGTTTCTGGACCCGGCCGCGGCGGGCACACTCATCCACGACTGCCAGCACCCGGCGCTGGCGCCCGCCTTCATCCGCAAAACCGACCAGTGCCTGCTCTCCTTTGCCAGCAAGGACTTTTCCTTTATCTCGGAGGAAAATCTGGCCGTGATTTTTGCCGCGCTGGCGCAGGCCAAGCTCAAGATTAACGTGATGCAGAACTCGGCCATCAGCTTTTCGGTGTGCACTGATTTTTCGGAGCGGCGCGTGCACCAGCTGCTCGATTTGCTGCGCGAACAGTTCACGCTGCACTACAACACCGGGCTGCAGCTTTTCACCATCAAAAACTACGACGCGGCCAGCATTGCGCAACTCACGGCGGGCAAGCGCCTGCTGCTGGAGCAGCGCACGCGCAGCACGTTTCAGTTTGTGTGCCAGGCGTTGTAG
- the yihA gene encoding ribosome biogenesis GTP-binding protein YihA/YsxC — MIINDARFLTSNSRADLCPAPTMPEYAFIGRSNVGKSSLINMLTGRNGLAKTSSSPGKTQLINHFVINDKWFLVDLPGYGYAKVSKVSRAEWARMINYYLRHRPNLMCVFVLIDSRHSPQAVDLEFMEKLGEEGIPFVMVFTKADKQSTSQTKALLADYLKKMGESWDELPRHFLTSAETGLGRDEVLNFIADVNQQWTEDAASNA, encoded by the coding sequence ATGATTATTAACGACGCTAGATTCCTGACCAGTAATTCGCGGGCCGACCTTTGCCCGGCTCCGACGATGCCCGAATACGCCTTTATCGGCCGTTCCAACGTCGGAAAATCGTCCTTAATCAATATGCTCACCGGCCGCAACGGGCTGGCCAAAACCTCTTCCTCGCCGGGTAAGACGCAATTAATTAACCATTTCGTCATCAACGACAAATGGTTTCTGGTCGACTTGCCGGGCTACGGCTACGCCAAAGTGAGCAAGGTGTCGCGCGCCGAGTGGGCCCGCATGATTAATTATTACCTGCGGCACCGCCCCAATCTGATGTGCGTGTTCGTGCTCATCGATTCGCGCCACTCGCCGCAGGCCGTTGATTTGGAATTCATGGAAAAGCTGGGCGAAGAAGGCATCCCGTTCGTGATGGTCTTCACGAAGGCCGACAAGCAATCGACGTCCCAAACCAAAGCGCTGTTGGCCGATTATCTGAAAAAAATGGGCGAAAGCTGGGACGAATTGCCGCGTCATTTCTTAACATCGGCCGAAACAGGACTAGGGCGCGACGAGGTGCTCAATTTTATTGCGGATGTGAACCAGCAATGGACGGAGGATGCCGCCAGCAATGCGTAG